The window GAACCGCAACCAGGACCGCCGCGAGAATGCGGATCACCCGGTCCACGACGCCCATGTTTTTCGTCATGTCCTGCCTTCCGTGTCGACGCACCCCATTACCCCGGGTGGTATTTTGGAGACACTACTCTGCCCGGGCGAGAACTGCTCGGGTTCTTCAGCGCGAGGCGAAGAACTGTCCGCTGGCCGCCGACGCGTTGAAGGCGTGGCTGGTGGGTCCCACCATCGAATCGGGTAGCGAGAAGCTTCCGGAGGGCCAGGTATGGCCGCTGCCGTCGATCCGGACGAACACCACCTGGGTGCCGCCGGCGCATCCACTGGCGGTGAACAGGTGCGCTTCCCCGTTTGCATTCTCGACCGGGGCCGGGCAGCCGTCGATGGCGCGCCAGCGATCGGCCAAGGCAGATGCGGACACGATGTCGCTGGGCCCGCCGCGGCCGACCATCGGGCCACCGTCGAACGGCACAACCGGATCCGCCGTACCGTGGATCTGCATGACCGAGACCGGGCGCGACGGGTTGCACGGGACTCCGGTGCCCAGCGTTCCCGCCACCGGGGCGATGGCAGCGATCAGATCGGCGCGGTCGCACGCCAGTCGGTTGGCCATGAACGCGCCGGCCGACATCCCGGTGACGAAGACGCGGCCCGGCGGGATCGCGTAGTCGCGGGTGAGGTTGTCGATCAGGGTGGCCAGAAATCCGACGTCGTCGACACCGTCGCGGTCGGGCACCGAGGCGCCCCGGCCGTCGGCCCAGCTGAAGTCGATGCCGTCGGGGTAGGCCACCACGAAGCCGCGCTGGTCGGCGATGGCGTTGAAGCTGGTCAGCGCGGCCTGATCAGTTCCGGTTTGTCCGGCCCCGTGCAGGCTGATGACCAGGCCGGCAGGATGGTCGAGGCCAGGCGGCACGTGCAGGACGTAGGTGCGCTGCAATCCCCCGAACGTCAGCGCGCCCGGCGGATTGGCCGACACGGGCGGCGCCACCACCCCGCATACGATGAGCAGGCCGGCGAGCAACGTTGCGATGCGCACGATCACCGCCACAGTGTGCCTGCCGCCGCGACGGTGATGCCATCCCGGCTATCAACGTCACTACGACGTCCCGCCCTGGGAGCTGGGCCCCGAGCAGATGCTGGCGTCCTCGACGCAGATTCCGGGCGGTATCTATGCGCCGTTCCTGCGCCCGTGCTCGACCGGCAGAGAGCTGTACTACAACCTCTCCCTGTGGTCGGCCTACAACGTGATGTTGATGCAGACCGTGCTGCCTGAGATCTCATAACCGAACTAGTGCTGGTACCAGCAGATCCTGTTCGCTTCCAACGGAAATGACGCGTCGGGGTGGAACGGGATCACCCGCGGTGTGTAGTCCCTCGGCGGCCGCGAGCCGTCGGTGCGGCAGTGATAGCTGTAGGTTCCGCGGACGACTTCGTCGCCGCGCTCCATCAGAATCCGTTCCGGTCCGCCCTGACCCGCAGCACTGGCGAACAACTGAACCTGAACGGCTTCCGGCCCAATGGCGCCCAGCGATACGAGGATACGGAACGCATACCCCTTGTCATCGGGATCGACATGCACCGTGCCGAAAGTCACTTCCCCCCAATAGTTTTCGATCATGTCCCGCCATCGCTGAACGTCGGCTGCGATCCGGCAGTTGTCGGCGAGGCGAGTGCGGTACGCGAACGAAGCTGGTGCGTAGAGATTTTCGACGTATTCGCGGATCATCCGTTCCGATGAGAACTGCGGGGTAAGAGTGGCCATGCTCTCGCGCACGCGCCGCATCCATTCATCGGGCACACCGTTCTCGTCGCGCGCGTAGAACATCGGGACGATCTCGTTCTCCAGAAGCCGGTACAGGCCGTCGGCCTCCTCGGCGTCCCACTGTGCCGTGTCGTCGTGCTCGCGCCCATCGCCGATGGCCCAACCGACCTGCGGTGCATAAGCCTCGGCCCACCAGCCATCGAGTTCCGATACGTTGAGTCCGCCGTTGACGAGTACTTTCATCCCGCTGGTGCCGCTGGCTTCCCACGGCCGGCGAGGGGTGTTCACCCAGACGTCGACGCCGTTGACGAGCTGTTCGGCAGGCAGCAAATCGTAATCAGCGATGAAAGCCACGCGAGAACGGACGTCCTCCCGTTGCGAGAACTCATACCAACGTTGGATCAGGGCCTTCCCGAACCCGTCCGCCGGATGCGCCTTGCCGGCCACCGCGATCTGAACTGGTCGATCGGCGTTGGTGAGAATCCGTGCCAGGCGGTCGGGGTCATGCAGCAGTAGCGCAGTGCGCTTGTACTCCGTGAAGCGTCGAGCGAACCCCAGTGTGAGGATGTTCGGATCAAAGATGCGCTGTGCTTCGTCGATTCGGTCCGGGCCGGCGCCGGCGACGGTGAACTGGCGTGCGAGCCGCTGCCGGGACCACAGTACGAATCGCTCGCGGTTGCGGTTGCGCATCCGCCACAGTTCGGCAGCAGGGATCTTCTCCATCCAGTCGACTATCGGCGTGGGAACGCCCTGCCACTGCCGGCGAAGCTCGGCGTTGGTCCACACCTCGTCGGCGGCCGGGGAGTCCCACGACGGAACGTGGACTCCGTTGGTGACGTGCCCAACGGGGACCTCCTCGATCGGGCAGCGAGGAAACAGATCACCGAAGAGCTCGCGGCTCACTTCGCCGTGTAGTCGACTGACGCCATTGATGCGGGAAGCTCCACGGATGGCCAGATACGCCATGTTGAACGGCTCAGAGTGATCGCCCGGATCGGCCCGGCCGAGGCGCAGAATGTCCTCGATGCTGACCTGCATCTCCGCCGCGAACGGCGAGAGATAACTGACGACGAAACTCGGATCAAAACGGTCGAAGGCCGCGGCGACCGGCGTGTGCGTGGTGAAAACTGTGCCCGCGCGCGCCACGGTCAACGCCACGTCAAACGGCACCTCGTGCTCCAGCGCGATCCAGCGGGCGCGTTCCAGCACGGCGAATGCAGCGTGGCCTTCGTTGAGGTGACACACATCCGGATACCGTCCCAGCTCACGCAGCAGCCGCCAGCCCCCGAATCCGAGCGCCATCTCCTGCTCCCACCGGACCGCGGAATCCGCCTCGTAGAGCTGAGCGGTGATGCCTCGATCCGAGGGATCGTTCGCCGGATCGTTGCTGTCGAGCAGGTACAACGACAGCCGGCCGACGTTGACCTCCCAGGCGCGCAGGTAAACCGTTCGCCCCGGGAACTCGAGGGGGATGCGGATCCAGGCACCATCGGCGCCCCGCAGTCGGCGCACCGGAATCTCGCTGGGATCGCTGAACGGGTAGAGCTCGTGCTGATTGCCCTGCGAGTCGAGGGCCTGTCGGAAATAGCCCTGTTGGTATAGCAGACCCACCCCGACCACAGGCACCCCGAGGTCGGTCGCGGCCTTCATGTGATCGCCCGCCAAGACTCCGAGCCCACCGGCGTAGATCGGCAACGCCTCAGACAAGCCGAACTCCATGCTGAAGTACGCGACCAGAGCCAACGTGTTCGCCGCCTTGGACTGCGGGAACCAAAACGGGTCACTGTTGCGTCGCTGCCGATCGTCGACCAGGTCCCGTACCTGCTCGGTGAACGCCTCGTCGGCGCCGAGTGCCGCAAGTTCGGGCGCGCCTATCGACTTGAGGACCGCCCAGGGGTTTCGCGACGCGGCCCACAGCTCAGGGTTGACTCGATGCCAGACTCGATC is drawn from Candidatus Mycolicibacterium alkanivorans and contains these coding sequences:
- a CDS encoding extracellular catalytic domain type 1 short-chain-length polyhydroxyalkanoate depolymerase, with the protein product MAVIVRIATLLAGLLIVCGVVAPPVSANPPGALTFGGLQRTYVLHVPPGLDHPAGLVISLHGAGQTGTDQAALTSFNAIADQRGFVVAYPDGIDFSWADGRGASVPDRDGVDDVGFLATLIDNLTRDYAIPPGRVFVTGMSAGAFMANRLACDRADLIAAIAPVAGTLGTGVPCNPSRPVSVMQIHGTADPVVPFDGGPMVGRGGPSDIVSASALADRWRAIDGCPAPVENANGEAHLFTASGCAGGTQVVFVRIDGSGHTWPSGSFSLPDSMVGPTSHAFNASAASGQFFASR
- the glgP gene encoding alpha-glucan family phosphorylase — protein: MNQHRTEIDLPESLFGLDELALDMRLISSHRADRVWHRVNPELWAASRNPWAVLKSIGAPELAALGADEAFTEQVRDLVDDRQRRNSDPFWFPQSKAANTLALVAYFSMEFGLSEALPIYAGGLGVLAGDHMKAATDLGVPVVGVGLLYQQGYFRQALDSQGNQHELYPFSDPSEIPVRRLRGADGAWIRIPLEFPGRTVYLRAWEVNVGRLSLYLLDSNDPANDPSDRGITAQLYEADSAVRWEQEMALGFGGWRLLRELGRYPDVCHLNEGHAAFAVLERARWIALEHEVPFDVALTVARAGTVFTTHTPVAAAFDRFDPSFVVSYLSPFAAEMQVSIEDILRLGRADPGDHSEPFNMAYLAIRGASRINGVSRLHGEVSRELFGDLFPRCPIEEVPVGHVTNGVHVPSWDSPAADEVWTNAELRRQWQGVPTPIVDWMEKIPAAELWRMRNRNRERFVLWSRQRLARQFTVAGAGPDRIDEAQRIFDPNILTLGFARRFTEYKRTALLLHDPDRLARILTNADRPVQIAVAGKAHPADGFGKALIQRWYEFSQREDVRSRVAFIADYDLLPAEQLVNGVDVWVNTPRRPWEASGTSGMKVLVNGGLNVSELDGWWAEAYAPQVGWAIGDGREHDDTAQWDAEEADGLYRLLENEIVPMFYARDENGVPDEWMRRVRESMATLTPQFSSERMIREYVENLYAPASFAYRTRLADNCRIAADVQRWRDMIENYWGEVTFGTVHVDPDDKGYAFRILVSLGAIGPEAVQVQLFASAAGQGGPERILMERGDEVVRGTYSYHCRTDGSRPPRDYTPRVIPFHPDASFPLEANRICWYQH